Proteins from a genomic interval of Sparus aurata chromosome 21, fSpaAur1.1, whole genome shotgun sequence:
- the ptch2 gene encoding protein patched homolog 1: MASDRGVPGAGVYGDLPPSYTRSQPPANPDLLRRPSYCHAAFALKQISKGKAVGQKCPLWIRARFQALLFSLGCHIQRHCGKVLFIGLLVFGALSVGLRVAAIETDIEKLWVEAGSRVSTELHYTREKQGEESVFTSQMLIQTPKEEGTNILTQEALLVHMEAALSASKVQVSLFGKSWDLNKICYKSGVPIIENVMIERMIDKLFPCMIITPLDCFWEGAKLQGGSAYLPGMPDIQWMNLDPVKLMEELSQFTSLEGFKEMLDKAQVGHAYMNRPCLDPSDPDCPVSAPNKEQGESPDIAGRLQGGCHGFSRKFMHWQEELILGGRVKNSQEALLSAEALQTMFLLMSPKQLYEHFKDDYEIHDINWNEEKATAILESWQRKFVEVVHQSIPDNSSQSLHAFSTTTLNDIMKSFSDVSVIRVAGGYLLMLAYACVTMLRWDCAKSQGAVGLAGVLLVALSVAAGLGLCSLLGLSFNAATTQVLPFLALGIGVDDMFLLAHSFTEAGSNIPFKERTGDCLRRTGTSVALTSVNNMIAFFMAALVPIPALRAFSLQAAIVVVFNFVMVLLIFPAILSLDLHRREDKRLDILCCLYSPCSDRVIHLSPHELSDAGEQPHTPTTATAHQYAAGSTITTSTQITTTVQAFTQCDAAGQHIVTILPPTSQISTSPPSIIVCPTSQPQAITPSPTTTSVPDPYGSQLFTPTSSSTRDLLAQVEDSKSGKKCVPLPFLHWNLSSFAREKYAPLLLKPKSKAIVVVLFLGLLGLSLYGTTMVHDGLYLTDIVPRDTKEYDFIDAQFKYFSFYNMYLVTMDGFDYARSQRLLIQLHNAFNSVRYVVRDSDNKLPRMWLHYFQDWLRGLQAAFDADWQAGRITLDSYRNGTEDGALAYKLLIQTGSKKDPFNLGQLTSRRLVDAEGLIPPEVFYIYLTVWVSNDPLGYAASQANFYPHPREWIHDKYDTTGENLRIPAAEPLEFAQFPFYLNGLRQAGDFVEAIESVRSVCDEFSRKGVFNYPNGYPFLFWEQYIGLRHWFLLAISVVLACTFLVCAILLLNPWTAGIIVFILAMMTVELFGIMGLIGIKLSAIPVVILIASVGIGVEFTVHIALGFLTAIGNRNKRSAVALEHMFAPVVDGAISTLLGVLMLAGSEFDFIMRYFFAVLAILTVLGMLNGLVLLPVLLSMMGPPAEVTPVDNGSRLPTPSPEPPLPPPMTHHGYYTGHHNPRSSHQQAFSESSDSEYYSEMTTTSGIGEEDYKYCDRNAYITSHASVPPATSHILLEASKNPSFPKLTVVKPFRENTTGGRIEPLNESSHNAQSPLGSQVTCWDGNKQQPGLQRNLPGDRAHFPGRTSQSGPRLQNGRGPPPNRTKGPSYSNSSSAQQGSTGGPVTMVTATASVTVAVHPTLPGAAYQGYMHEGFDTDSESDCFEATKRTCGDKTNFSSCKRDSLELQDLEATQSQTEHQLGKTQGGLRIQSAKDC, translated from the exons ATGGCCTCGGATCGCGGGGTCCCAGGGGCCGGCGTCTATGGAGATTTACCCCCGAGTTATACGCGCTCCCAGCCGCCTGCGAACCCAGACCTACTCCGGAGACCCAGCTACTGCCACGCTGCTTTCGCACTTAAACAGATCTCAAAG GGTAAGGCGGTAGGTCAGAAATGTCCTCTGTGGATCCGGGCGAGGTTCCAGGCCCTCCTGTTCTCTCTGGGCTGCCACATCCAGAGGCACTGTGGGAAAGTCCTCTTTATCGGACTCTTAGTGTTCGGGGCCCTGTCTGTGGGACTCCGGGTCGCAGCCATCGAAACGGACATCGAGAAGCTCTGGGTGGAAG ctggCAGTCGTGTCAGCACAGAGCTTCACTACACCAGGGAGAAGCAGGGAGAGGAGTCAGTATTTACCTCACAGATGCTCATCCAGACCCCCAAAGAAGAGGGCACCAATATTCTTACCCAGGAGGCTTTGCTGGTTCACATGGAGGCCGCCCTGTCCGCCAGCAAGGTCCAGGTGTCGCTGTTTGGAAA atCTTGGGATCTTAACAAAATATGCTATAAATCAGGAGTCCCTATTATAGAAAATGTCATGATTGAAAGG ATGATTGACAAGCTATTCCCCTGTATGATAATCACCCCACTGGATTGTTTTTGGGAGGGGGCCAAACTTCAAGGAGGCTCCGCCTATTTACC GGGTATGCCAGATATCCAGTGGATGAATCTCGATCCAGTCAAGCTGATGGAGGAACTGAGTCAGTTCACATCACTGGAGGGATTTAAGGAGATGTTGGACAAAGCCCAG GTGGGGCATGCCTACATGAACAGGCCGTGTCTCGACCCGTCAGACCCCGACTGCCCCGTCAGTGCGCCTAACAAAGAGCAGGGAGAG AGTCCTGACATTGCCGGGCGTCTCCAGGGCGGTTGCCACGGTTTCAGCCGAAAGTTCATGCACTGGCAGGAGGAGCTGATCCTGGGAGGGCGGGTCAAGAACAGCCAGGAGGCTCTGCTGAG TGCGGAGGCGCTCCAAACCATGTTCCTGTTGATGAGTCCCAAGCAGCTGTACGAGCACTTTAAAGACGACTACGAGATCCACGACATAAACTGGAACGAGGAGAAGGCCACCGCCATCCTCGAGTCCTGGCAGAGGAAGTTTGTGGAG GTGGTCCACCAGAGTATCCCGGACAACTCCAGCCAGTCCCTCCACGCCttctccaccaccaccctcaATGACATCATGAAATCCTTCTCCGATGTCAGCGTGATCCGGGTGGCCGGCGGATACCTCCTCATG ctGGCCTACGCTTGTGTGACCATGCTGAGGTGGGACTGCGCCaagtcccagggggccgtgggcCTGGCAGGGGTGCTGCTGGTGGCCTTGTCGGTGGCTGCAGGACTGGGCCTCTGCTCGCTGCTCGGCCTCTCATTCAACGCCGCCACCACACAG GTGCTTCCCTTCCTGGCGCTGGGGATCGGCGTGGATGACATGTTCCTGTTGGCTCATTCCTTCACAGAGGCTGGAAGTAACATCCCCTTTAAG gaGCGGACAGGAGACTGTTTGCGTCGCACCGGCACCAGCGTGGCTCTGACTTCCGTCAACAACATGATTGCCTTCTTCATGGCCGCTCTCGTACCAATCCCTGCCTTGCGAGCTTTCTCTCTGCAG GCGGCCATCGTGGTCGTGTTCAACTTCGTCATGGTGCTGCTCATCTTCCCCGCCATCCTCAGTTTGGACCTCCACCGGCGCGAGGACAAGCGCCTGGACATCCTCTGCTGCCTGTACAGCCCGTGCTCCGACCGCGTCATCCACCTCTCCCCGCACGAGCTGTCGGACGCCGGAGAGCAGCCGCACACGCCCACGACGGCCACAGCGCACCAGTACGCAGCGGGGTCGACCATCACCACCAGCACGCAGATCACCACCACCGTGCAGGCGTTCACGCAGTGCGACGCGGCGGGGCAGCACATCGTCACCATCCTTCCACCTACCTCACAGATCTCCACCAGCCCGCCGTCCATCATCGTTTGCCCCACCTCACAGCCCCAGG CCATCACACCTTCCCCTACCACCACCTCTGTGCCGGACCCCTACGGCTCCCAGCTCTTCACCCCTACCTCCAGCTCCACACGGGACCTCCTCGCCCAGGTGGAGGATTCCAAATCGGGAAAGAAGTGCGTCCCACTCCCCTTCCTGCACTGGAACCTGTCCAGCTTCGCCAGGGAGAAATACGCCCCTCTGCTCCTCAAGCCCAAGAGCAAAGCCATCGTGGTGGTTCTCTTCCTGGGCCTCCTGGGCCTCAGCCTGTACGGGACCACCATGGTGCACGACGGCCTCTACCTGACCGACATCGTGCCGCGCGACACCAAGGAGTACGATTTCATCGATGCCCAGTTCAAGTACTTCTCCTTCTACAACATGTACCTGGTGACCATGGACGGATTCGATTACGCCCGGTCGCAGCGGCTGCTCATCCAGCTGCACAATGCCTTCAACTCCGTCAGATACGTGGTCAGAGACAGCGACAACAAGCTGCCCCGCATGTGGCTGCACTACTTCCAGGACTGGCTCAGAG gtCTCCAGGCTGCTTTCGATGCTGACTGGCAGGCAGGGAGGATTACCCTTGACAGTTATCGGAACGGCACAGAGGACGGAGCTCTGGCGTACAAGCTCCTCATCCAGACCGGCTCCAAGAAAGACCCTTTCAACCTCGGCCAG CTGACATCTCGTCGGCTGGTGGATGCAGAGGGTTTGATCCCGCCGGAGGTTTTTTACATCTACCTGACGGTGTGGGTCAGTAACGATCCTCTGGGCTACGCTGCCTCTCAGGCCAACTTCTACCCCCATCCCCGAGAGTGGATTCACGACAAGTACGACACTACAGGGGAGAATCTGCGCA TCCCAGCTGCAGAGCCTCTGGAGTTTGCCCAGTTCCCCTTCTACCTGAACGGCCTCCGCCAGGCCGGCGACTTTGTGGAAGCCATCGAGAGCGTGCGGTCCGTCTGCGACGAGTTCAGCCGCAAGGGCGTGTTCAACTACCCGAACGGATACCCCTTCCTGTTCTGGGAGCAGTACATCGGCCTCAGACACTGGTTCCTGCTGGCGATCAGCGTGGTGCTGGCCTGCACCTTCCTGGTCTGCGCGATCCTGCTGCTCAACCCCTGGACCGCCGGCATCATT GTGTTCATCTTGGCCATGATGACGGTGGAGTTGTTCGGCATCATGGGTCTGATCGGCATCAAGCTGAGTGCCATCCCCGTGGTCATCCTGATCGCCTCCGTGGGCATCGGCGTGGAGTTCACCGTTCACATCGCCCTG GGCTTCCTGACAGCGATTGGCAACAGAAACAAGCGCTCCGCAGTGGCTCTGGAGCACATGTTTGCCCCGGTGGTTGACGGAGCGATCTCCACGCTGCTGGGCGTTCTCATGCTGGCAGGCTCGGAGTTTGACTTCATCATGAG GTACTTCTTTGCTGTTTTGGCCATCCTGACTGTTTTGGGGATGCTGAACGGTCTGGTTCTCCTGCCGGTCCTCCTGTCCATGATGGGCCCTCCGGCTGAGGTCACCCCGGTGGACAATGGAAGCCGCCTGCCCACACCTTCCCCCGAACCCCCGCTGCCCCCACCGATGACCCACCACGGGTACTACACAGGCCATCACAACCCGCGGTCGTCTCATCAGCAGGCTTTTTCGGAGTCGTCGGACTCTGAGTACTATTCGGAGATGACCACCACATCAGGGATCGGGGAGGAGGATTATAAGTACTGTGACCGGAACGCGTACATCACGTCGCACGCCAGCGTTCCGCCTGCAACATCTCACATTCTGCTGGAAGCCAGCAAGAACCCCAGCTTCCCCAAGCTTACG gTGGTGAAGCCATTCAGAGAAAATACAACTGGTGGAAGGATAGAACCGCTGAACGAATCTTCCCACAACGCACAGTCGCCTCTGGGCTCCCAGGTCACGTGCTGGGACGGGAACAAGCAGCAGCCGGGCCTCCAGAGGAACTTACCCGGTGACAGAGCTCACTTCCCTGGAAGGACTAGTCAAAGCGGCCCCAGGCTGCAGAACGGCAGAGGGCCTCCGCCAAACAGGACTAAAGGGCCGAGCTATAGCAACAGTAGCTCCGCCCAACAGGGCTCGACTGGGGGGCCTGTTACCATGGTAACGGCCACAGCCTCCGTGACGGTGGCTGTGCATCCGACCCTGCCGGGGGCGGCATACCAAGGCTACATGCATGAAGGTTTTGACACGGACAGCGAGTCGGACTGTTTCGAGGCCACTAAGAGGActtgtggtgacaaaacaaacttttcttcATGTAAGAGAGACTCTCTAGAGCTCCAGGACTTGGAGGCGACACAGAGCCAGACGGAGCATCAGCTCGGCAAGACACAAG GTGGGTTGAGGATCCAGTCAGCCAAAGATTGCTAG